The Solanum stenotomum isolate F172 unplaced genomic scaffold, ASM1918654v1 scaffold7686, whole genome shotgun sequence genome includes a region encoding these proteins:
- the LOC125853015 gene encoding uncharacterized protein LOC125853015: MAKDKVASLGTEVSQSKEKMAKKMQELNKELIPDKIFVPIPGSSSNFILGPCFKTMFPPELSSLYPLAVGEKLLLHSVQLDWFGGKYLDSWPSNSRSWNDWVDRVEKVKGEVWKSADIYDAIQLSKNDISMDKNLLYAALCYWSISTNSFHFRFGMMGPTVLDIVALTGLRPHGEEVSAILGMAGSTCHFPKYGTIYDNSLRYSKYLDVSKSETAVTKEEHLSFLFTWLSKHLFCDSSVNMIKQCTKLAFALAAGRKLALAPFLLSNLYHGCTEIIMGKFLYGRGPFWILQFWLQSYFPEFQPATLDTCNIPTYASFEEYFRFFHKCASRTISQFTPFSSRKFGPVWFKKSLDPDFQKLNMPELQDIWASYLIARDLPYSILLDESLKCKYEVEHYSPNQFARQFGMTQAVPFHQSANKLPIRRKDFQSADYTEETESRFCQLKRKFSFVPFDTNPSSTEFFDSWWSTEKLARI, encoded by the coding sequence ATGGCAAAAGATAAAGTTGCAAGCTTAGGTACTGAAGTTTCTCAGTCAAAGGAAAAAATGGCCAAGAAAATGCAAGAGTTGAACAAAGAGCTGATTCCTGACAAGATATTTGTTCCTATTCCTGGATCATCCTCTAATTTTATATTAGGTCCATGTTTTAAGACAATGTTTCCTCCGGAGCTCTCGTCTCTTTACCCCTTAGCTGTAGGAGAGAAGCTACTTCTACACTCCGTGCAACTTGATTGGTTCGGAGGTAAGTATCTGGATTCATGGCCTTCTAATAGTAGATCATGGAATGATTGGGTAGATAGAGTTGAGAAGGTCAAAGGGGAAGTTTGGAAATCAGCTGATATCTATGATGCCATTCAGTTGTCAAAAAATGATATCTCGATGGACAAAAATCTTCTGTATGCTGCTTTATGCTATTGGTCAATCTCCACAAACTCGTTCCACTTCAGATTTGGTATGATGGGGCCAACAGTACTAGATATTGTTGCTTTGACAGGACTTAGGCCACATGGGGAGGAAGTCAGTGCCATTCTTGGGATGGCTGGATCGACTTGTCATTTTCCCAAGTATGGAACAATTTATGATAATTCCTTGCGTTACAGCAAGTATCTTGATGTGTCAAAGTCAGAAACAGCTGTGACAAAGGAAGAACATTTATCTTTTCTGTTTACGTGGCTCAGTAAACATCTGTTCTGTGACTCTTCTGTAAACATGATTAAGCAATGCACAAAACTGGCATTCGCTCTTGCTGCAGGTAGAAAGCTTGCTTTGGCACCTTTTCTCTTGTCTAATTTATATCATGGATGCACTGAAATCATTATGGGCAAGTTTCTATATGGAAGAGGTCCATTCTGGATCTTGCAATTCTGGCTACAGTCTTACTTCCCAGAATTCCAACCTGCTACTTTGGATACCTGTAATATCCCCACCTATGCTAGTTTCGAGGAATACTTTCGCTTTTTTCATAAATGTGCATCTAGAACTATCAGCCAATTCACCCCGTTTTCTTCTAGGAAGTTTGGACCTGTCTGGTTTAAGAAATCACTTGATCCTGACTTCCAAAAACTTAATATGCCAGAGCTACAAGATATTTGGGCCAGTTATCTCATTGCTCGAGACCTCCCTTACAGTATCCTTCTGGATGAATCTTTGAAGTGCAAATATGAGGTAGAACATTACTCTCCAAATCAGTTTGCCCGACAGTTTGGTATGACTCAGGCTGTCCCCTTCCACCAATCGGCCAATAAACTTCCGATTAGAAGAAAAGATTTCCAATCTGCAGATTACACTGAAGAAACTGAATCAAGGTTTTGCCAATTGAAAAGGAAGTTTTCATTTGTTCCATTCGATACTAATCCTAGCTCTACTGAGTTCTTTGATTCCTGGTGGTCCACNGAAAAATTGGCCAGAATATGA